In Capsicum annuum cultivar UCD-10X-F1 chromosome 8, UCD10Xv1.1, whole genome shotgun sequence, the genomic window GATGCAGACCATGTCAAGAGTTGTTCAGATTCAATCTTACATGCAGTGAAGGAATTCCACGAGCAGTGCAAAGGTGACAACAACTAAACATACCTCCAGGAGACAAAGAAGCTGCTGCTACGAGGACAATGCTTCTAGACCTAAAATTTGTAAGCCATGCTTCTAGACCTAAAATTTGTAAGCCAACCAGGTGCAAAATCTTTAGTAGCTTTATCTTCTAGAATAAGTACATTTGGAGTTCCCTTAACTTCACAATAATTCTTGAGAAGCATTCTCGATCTACGCAGTGTCACTAACCACTTTTGGCAAAGTTCAAAGACTTTATTGAATTCTCCCATTTTGCAGTATCTTTTCATGAGTGCCAAAATGGGAACATGATCAGCTGCTAAATCAGAGGCTAGAAACTTGCGAAAGAGCTTGTCTGCCTCTCTCATCATACCTACAAAACAATATAAGTAGTTTCGAGTAAGTAATTACATATGACTGACAATCCTTTCTCAACATTTCATCATGTAGCTGAAGCGTTGAGGGAATCAGTCCAAGATTACAAGCAGCACCAATCCACAGATTGTAAGTGACTGAATCAGGGGTTAGACCATATAAAAGCATCTCTTTCTCCAAGGACTGAGCTGCAGAAAAGTTACTTGATGTTATCTTTGCATGAACTAAtgcattatatgtatatatgtttggtAGAACCAAACGAAACCATAGCACTACAATTCTACAATATTgatggaaataatttttttcaaaataaacagAAATTTCAACACACTTAGGCGCCGATCAACTAATTCCACCATTTAGCTTTCACGTTTTACTTGATATTTCTTTCAGATGTTACAAAAAGGGACAACCACACAAATGACAATAAGAGAACTATTGTCCGTGAAAAGAGCCAAGAACCTCATTATTAACTTACCCAAGATTAAAGCTTCCCTGAACAGATAccataaatagatatataaagcTTACTAATCTAATTACCCAGAAATTGAAGGAAAATCGAGATTACAAGAAAAATTCCTCAAAATCGTCCAAGATTCATGTACCATCGATAAACTATAAtaaaacaataatgataatagaggtacaaaataatacaattaaatctaacctacacataaatttttttcaaaacccGATCGAACATTCATCGACCACCTGTATTTATtggaaaaaacaacaaataataacagaTCAGAAACTACAGCGAAACAAGTATACAAAAGTAATTACAAACTCACTTAGGGCTAATAGTTCCTTATGAGCTTGTCTAGGAATAACGTTCTTGAACGAAAATTCCAATACAAAAAGTGAACCCAAGTTGTAGCAAAAGTGACTATAGAAGAATCAACATTATGATGGTTTTTATAGAAGTAGATGATTCATAAACTAAAAAGGACACTAATTAATTTTTGGCAgggtttttcatatttttaatttttttcctcataaataaacttaaaattgtTGTCCTAAAATTGACTAACATTAGGAGTGCAGGGGTTTCTGCTATTGATGTGCACTTTCTGAACTTTGAGCTTCGTTTTCTTGAATGGATTTTAATCAGCATGAAGTAATCACCGGTGACTATAAGTACGTGCTGagccatcatttttttttttttatgagtgCAGTTAAGTGtctgatgattttttttattgttcaaCAGTGTTCCTTGAATTGAGGTATATGTTACTCCAGTCATTGTGTATAAGGCTTCAAATTGGGATCTGtcggtgaaattacaataaaaatacaactgaaaattacaagtgaagaaaatataaaagactatattcttcttcttcggctgaggcgcagatatctcgctttctttaaggagattcaagcccactgcagcaaatatttcaccggtccagcagtaattttcttgacttgtcccctgcaggatacaacaaccttctcacaacaactcaacaactctggacaagagttgagttcaaagttCTACAATAaaaacacctcccttcaactaataaactctcttatttgactaatttttatAAACTCTACATTAACTTGTATTTTTCAAACCATGCAAGACTATgtctatttataggtgaaaaattctttcaatttaaattagTGCTCCACTTAAGTTAGTGAGATAAATGAATGGGTAAATGGCATGAAATGCCAATAGCATATCAAAGTAACCTGCTGCATGATTGTAAAAACTGATGGGAGTAAAAAGCACCAAGAATCAATGTCATTTAGTTAATAACATTCTAATCAATGGTTACCTCCAACGTAAAATGAAGTAGTGGAGTAGTCAGCAGCTTATAATTGATAACCAAAATGTGAAGCAAACTAATATTACTAAGTAAATATTAAAATGCTAAATCCATCAAGATCGATTCCCCACACTAACAACTTTCTTAATTAGAGCTCATCACACTAGGCTTGCATGCAAGCTATTGCATAGGAACGGGCTTATCCAATATGCACCCGAAGAGTAGCGATTGCGGGTTTCCTGGGGCTTCAGAAAAAAACAGTTGGACTAATAAGATAAAAAAGAGCTTGTCTTGAGGCAAATTCTTAGACAAAAACACTGCCAAGGGGTTCCCCATAGTCAAGCCTCTCTCCTTGAGATTAATGTCTTCTTTTTGCTAGAAACAATATGTTCCTAGTACTATACTACTAGTTAAACGAAGTAATTAGCTGCTTTCCTAGGATTCTCAGCTTATAATTAATACAACCAATTTCTTGTAACAATCGTCATTGTTTTCTTCTCTCAACAATGAAACTTCCCTCCCACAGCTGTCAACTACATCCCCTTTTTTCGAAGCTTATTTCCTTCGTGATGTATAATATTTATCTGTATGCAACATTTTGCCTTTTGACAAACAACAATGGGTTCTTCTAGTCTCTTCAAGTACTATGTTGTCTTGCTTTTCATAATGAGATTATGTACCCTGGCCGTAGCCAAAGATGGTTCTCCTACAGGTTATCATGGCACAGAGAGGGACGCGCTTATGGCGATTAGAGCTGAACTCAACAATCCTAAATTGCTCCAAAAGAATTGGACAGGCCTCATGTGTTACATGAATAACACTCCAAATTGGCACGGTATTAACTGTATCAACGGTCGAGTCACTGGGCTTGTGCTAGAAAATCTTGGCCTTAGGGGAAAACTGAAGCCAAATGCACTCGTCAATCTCACTCAATTGCAGACACTTAGCTTCAAGAACAATTCCATATCAGGAAACTTGATGGACTTCTCCAAAAACCAAAATCTGAAGAACCTTGATTTATCCGGTAACatatttgatggagaaatttcACCTTCTCTTCTAACACTAAATTCCTTAGGGTCATTGCAGGTACAGAACAACAAATTGAATGGTCCAATTCCCGGTTTTAATCAGTCAACTTTAAAAGTTTTCAATGTCTCGAACAATAATCTTTCTGGTGAAATTCCAAACACAATCGCTCTTCAAAAGTTTGGTCCTTCCTCGTACTTAGGTAACAGATATTTATGTGGTCTTCCTTTTACTAACAAAACTTGCTCCATCAAGTACAATGATTCATCTTCTCCGAGTCCAAGTGATGATTCACATAATGAATCTTCAAAGAGTTCAAAATCATCCATGTGGACACCAATCTTGATAGTAATCAACGTTGTGGGCATGGTTGTACTTTTATTTCTTGTCATGTACtacttcaagaaaacaaaaaagctTAAGAAAATGCTGGCAAAAAGGGATACAAGATTAACGAATGTTGAAAAAATCGAGACTAGCAAAATTGAGATCGCCGCGACATCAACAGAAACCAGGAGCCTGGAATCAAGAAGTAATATGGTATCAGAAGTTGAATTAGAGAAGGGAAAATTGATAATACTAGGAAgtgaaataaattttgaattagatgatttactgagagcatcagcaGAAGGTTTGGGAAAAGGAAATTTCGGAAATTGTTACAAGGCAATGATGGTAGATGGACCAACTGTTGTGGTGAAACGTTTGAGGGATTTGAAACCTTTGACAAATGATGAATTTGTGAGACAAGTAAGAGCTATTGGTGATATCAAACATCCTAATTTGTTGCCATTTCTTGGTTATTATAATACAAAGGATGAGAAGCTGCTTCTTTTGAAATTTGCACCCAACGGAAGCTTGTACAACCGCATTCATGGTATGTTATTGACTTACTGTCTGCTTTTTCATTGAACTCTTATCTGTTACGTGAtgcactttcctttttagtctgccAGTGATATCATTTTACATTTAGTACTACTAGGACTGAGTTTTTTCGTCATTGCTTGAATAATAGGAGGAAAAGGGACGAGAGATAGGATTCCATTTCGATGGAGCTCAAGATTATCAGTTGCTCGTGGTGTCGCTCGAGCACTAGAACATCTACACCTGAATGCCAGCTCCTCCAAAGCTGCCGCAGTTGTTCCCCATGGCAACCTCAAGTCCACCAACGTtttacttgatgaaaatgatgatgTCCGTGTCTCTGACTTTGGTCTCACTTCCCTTATTGCCCTTCCCATCGCTACTCAACGTATGGTTTCCTATCGATCACCCGAATATCTGGCTTCCAAGAAAGTGTCCAAGAAATCTGACGTCTGGAGCTTTGGCTGCCTTCTCCTGGAACTGTTAACAGGTAGTACTTTTTTTCATGATTATCTAGGCAGAATCAAATGTTTGCATACACTACTACATTATAGCTATCTAACAATAAATATGTATATCTTTGGGGTGTACAACATATACATGCAATGGCAAGAATTACATGCACTACATAAGATTGTTGTATACCATTGTTATATGAGTATATCTCAAAAGTATATGTGCAACGTATGGCTGTTAGTGTATTTTGTCAAGACAAAAATCCCCAAGTGTAAATCTCCACATCGTAGACATTCTTGTTATAAgttttaattgtaaaataatactaatactcCCTCCAACTGAATGTAAGTATCTTGATTTTGTTTCCCCTCAAGTAACACTAATTTTTATGTACACACTATTATTTTTGTAACAGGTAGAATTTCTTCACATTCTGCTCCCCCGGGAGTCACCGGTGCGGACCTCTGCAGTTGGGTTCATAGAGCCGTCCGAGAAGAATGGACGGCTGAGATATTCGACACGGAAATAGCTGTTCAGAGAAGTGCCAACTCAGGGAGGGTACGGTTGCTGCAAGTTGCAATAAAGTGTTGTGACAAATCTCCGGAAAAAAGACCGGAGGTAAGTGAGCTTTTGAGGGAAGTGGAAAGTATTAGCGGTACGGTACTTGAATCGGAAGATGAAGAAGATCTATCCTTGCCCATGACAGATGATTCCATAGCAACTGACACTCCGTCTCGATAAGATATGTTACAAACAGCATCCCATGATTCGGAATATATGTATGATGCAGCTAGCATGTAATAGTAAGGTCGATCACTTCGACAACGTCGTTGCTTCCTATTATTTAGGACAAACATATCAATTATTAACTCATTGTTTCTTCATAATATATACAGGCCATGCAGCTAGTGTGCATGACAGCATATAATGTTCTCATCATCATTGTATTACGTGCTTAGCTTGCTTTAGAGAAAAATCACTAGGGTAGGGACTAGGGAATGCTTTCCTCTGTTGTCAAAAAGTAAGTGCTCAATAAATGAGTTGTGGTTTCGTTAGTATCTGTTAGTCcgtacgtatacatgtgtatacagTATAGATTAGTATAATGAGCAGTAGTTAGTTGTGCAATGCGCTCTACACAAATTATGATACTCTAATGTATCAAGTTAAAGACAACgtgtatgaaaaaaaaatttcaatgctACTCCAAAGAAtgtgaaataaaatataattgaatcCCTTGCTTTAGGGATATTCAACATGAACTCATGAAGTAAGGAAAAACATAATTAGAGTATTTTGATTAATACTTACTCGAAATAAAAAGGGATAGTACAAATAACAAAATTCTTAACTTTTGGGATAACCAATAACGaactaaggaaaagaaaaaatgttgaattcCTAGAAAAAGAATACAATAGAAAAACAAGAAGATATTCTCTCCTCCATTTTTCCTAAggtaaaatattcaaaacaacataaattccaacGGGAgcataattacaaaaaatctcgATATTTTGTAGAAAATTTCGATTttggtctgtcgagatacataattagctcctgatacatctAACGAAATACactttttctttgtaaagatacataattagctcccaatacattttttttcgattttgggtctgtcaagatacatgatacatccaacgaatataatttttttctttataaagatacataattaacttccTATACATCCAActaagatacataattagttgaaatttttgtaatcaCTTTACAAAGAtagagatttgtgtaaatatgttAAGTTAatgtgtatgtttatgtttttttcctaaaatatttggCCATGTAGTGTAGTGCTAAGCACTTTTGAGTTAAAAGGATGTTAATCCCCCGGTTATTTACCAAATTTTCCCATTAAATTTTTGATGGGCGTTGGCACTAGACCCAATTTAGAAGCCCAATTCGCAACAGGGACACTTAGTTGTTGGGCCGGGCTCGTACATTTGGCGGGTCAAAAGTTCACCAGCTGCGGCTGAGCAACCAGATTTCGCCGCCGTGAAAATCATGTATGCAGTAAACAAAAGCATGAAAAGCTCTTCCCTCAAGTTTCGGAGCTTCATTTTCAGCCGTTCCGATTTCAATGTCGTCTCAAGGTAAACACAATAACAGACACTTTAGTAcctagggtttttatttattttgaaatttcccTATAAGAACTTTAATTCTTAAAATTTTCAAAGGAAGTGTGAATATTTTTACTCTTAATTAGGATGAACATCAATTCTCCAAAAAAAGACAAACATTTATTAACGGTTTGAATTGAGGTTATTCAACAACACTTTCGTCTTTTGCCTGTGCTATTTGTTATGAATTGATGAAAaatattcttactttttttattgttccctccatttcaatttgtttgaccTATTTTGACTATTAAGAGAGTGAAGTagattttgaatcttgtggtcttaactaatttaaaatatgttaaatgtatcaaaatgtcatttaattttGTGGTCTAAAATATGTCAGGtggaaaattgaaataaaagagttgCTAAAAAGGGAAAGGTTTGTTCTTTTTAAAACGGCCTAAAAGGGGAAGTAtgtcaaacaaattgaaatggagggagtagtaaaTCTAAGCATTTGTTAGTTGTCCGCTGATTGGTTTTGTTTCATGCAGTGAAGCTCCTCTTATGTTCTGTTACTCTGGACCAAGTGTTCCGAATCCTGCACATTTGCCTAAGGATACTTCCTTTATGCGTTTTCTTAGTCATGGCAACTCCTTCATTTCCAGAAACTATCACCAAATGAGATTAATTCCCGGATTGCCTCGTCAAGATCCTACATTGAACACTTCGCTACTGCCAAGTTCATTAACTTCTGGATCTCGTGAGATCGTTTTGAAATGGCTTCATGCTAGGTGGTTCTCTAGTCCGTCAATAGAGCTGAATACGGAGAAAGGTGTTGTCAGATTTAGATTTGGTCAAGAAGCCGGAAAAAGAGGCGGTCAGACAAAGGCAAAGCGTATCGTGAAGAGgtttaaaatgtctaaaaaagcaaaattgaaTGAACTCAAATTTTACCGACTGAAGGCAAAGAAGAAAATGAGATCCCCAAATCCTGAAGTTAGGATCAGATACAAACTTGAGAAGGTCAGAATCATTAAGGGTGATGATATCCATGTTTAAGATATGTTGAACAGAATAATTTGCCTCTATACGGTATTTTTTCCTGTTTAAATTACTAagcatttgaatttttttctcttatcatGACTTATTTGTGTGAGCAAGCTTATGTTTTTgctgtatttattttttccttttcgtCCCTTTTTCCTATTGGCTTTTGGTTTCTTGAACAATTTATAATTTTGGAGGGAGGGTGgtatggtaaatattttttttttctttaaaaagtaaagaggaagaaa contains:
- the LOC107879892 gene encoding probable inactive receptor kinase At2g26730, with the translated sequence MGSSSLFKYYVVLLFIMRLCTLAVAKDGSPTGYHGTERDALMAIRAELNNPKLLQKNWTGLMCYMNNTPNWHGINCINGRVTGLVLENLGLRGKLKPNALVNLTQLQTLSFKNNSISGNLMDFSKNQNLKNLDLSGNIFDGEISPSLLTLNSLGSLQVQNNKLNGPIPGFNQSTLKVFNVSNNNLSGEIPNTIALQKFGPSSYLGNRYLCGLPFTNKTCSIKYNDSSSPSPSDDSHNESSKSSKSSMWTPILIVINVVGMVVLLFLVMYYFKKTKKLKKMLAKRDTRLTNVEKIETSKIEIAATSTETRSLESRSNMVSEVELEKGKLIILGSEINFELDDLLRASAEGLGKGNFGNCYKAMMVDGPTVVVKRLRDLKPLTNDEFVRQVRAIGDIKHPNLLPFLGYYNTKDEKLLLLKFAPNGSLYNRIHGGKGTRDRIPFRWSSRLSVARGVARALEHLHLNASSSKAAAVVPHGNLKSTNVLLDENDDVRVSDFGLTSLIALPIATQRMVSYRSPEYLASKKVSKKSDVWSFGCLLLELLTGRISSHSAPPGVTGADLCSWVHRAVREEWTAEIFDTEIAVQRSANSGRVRLLQVAIKCCDKSPEKRPEVSELLREVESISGTVLESEDEEDLSLPMTDDSIATDTPSR
- the LOC107840028 gene encoding uncharacterized CRM domain-containing protein At3g25440, chloroplastic isoform X1 → MYAVNKSMKSSSLKFRSFIFSRSDFNVVSSEAPLMFCYSGPSVPNPAHLPKDTSFMRFLSHGNSFISRNYHQMRLIPGLPRQDPTLNTSLLPSSLTSGSREIVLKWLHARWFSSPSIELNTEKGVVRFRFGQEAGKRGGQTKAKRIVKRFKMSKKAKLNELKFYRLKAKKKMRSPNPEVRIRYKLEKAKRKEAWLIEKLRKFEVPKALDEPHDPEILTEEEKFYLKRTGEKKKNYVPVGRRGVFGGVVLNMHLHWKKHETVKVSCRPCKPGQIHEYAAELTRLSRGIVIDIKPDNTIIFYRGKNYVQPNVMSPPDTLSKDKALEKYRFEQSLEHTSQFIEKLEKELVEYHEYLARKRKKEKS